Within the Pseudomonas sp. SL4(2022) genome, the region TGATTTCGGGCAGAGCATTGCGCACTGCCAGTGGCAGAAAGTTCTCGGTCTTCTGGTTTCGCGTACCGGTGTCCAGCGGCATCCCGCGCAGCCAGGCACGGGTAATACGCCCGATGTGCATGGGTTTGGCACCGAGGTCGGTCAGGCGTTGCTGAAATTCGTGAATATGCATGGGGCGCGCATGCTACCACCGGCCAGGTTGCGGTGGTATGCGTTGAGATGGACAAGCATCGGATGCGCATACAAAACGACTAGCCTTTGCTCAAGCCGCGCCGGGCACTCATACTGGCAACCTGATTGGCCTGACCCAGCTGTGCGGAGCGGTAAATGAAATTTATACACCAGCGCGAACACCTCAACGAAGACGATATCGTCGTGATCGAGTGTTCGCAGACCTGCAACATTCGCCTGATGAGTGATGCCAACTTCCGCAGTTTTAAAAATGGCGGTCGGCATACCTACCACGGTGGCGCATTCGACACCTTCCCAGCGAAGATCACTGTGCCTAGCAGCGGCTTCTGGAATATCACGATCGACACCGTGACTCGCCGTGCCATCAGCGTGACGCGCAAGCCGACACTCAAACATTCGATCAAGATCATTCGCAAGTCGACCTCGCGCCTGAGCTGAGCGCTGCTTGAGCGGTTTTGCATAAAAAAGCCCGCATCACAGCGGGCTTTTTTATGCGGTTTTTCCTGACCCAAGCTGGCATCAAGCGGGTTTTCCGGCTGTCGGGCGAACCACCAGCCACAGGGCGATGGCGATCAGTACTCCGCCATACAGGTAGGCCCAGGACAGCGGCTCATCGAGCAGCAAGGCGCCCCAGAGTACGCCGAAGGGCGGGATCAGGAAGGTGGTGGTGCTGGCCCTGATCGGTCCGATATCACTGAGCAGGCGGAAATACAGCACGTAGGCGAATGCTGTACAGATAAAGCCCAGCCCGGCCAGCGAAAGCCAGACCTCCAGCCCGCCCCAGCTGGCTGGTGCCTGCATCACCAGGGAGCCGGCAAACCAGGGCAGCAGAAACAGGCTGGCACCACACAGGCTGGCGAAGGCCGTCAGGCGATTGTCCAGACCGCCTTGCTGGCCAATCCAGCGGCGGGTGAGAAAACCGGCAACGCCATAGCAGGCGGTCGCCACCAGGCAGGCGGCCGCGCCCAGCAGCAGATTAAGGTCGAATTCCACCGGGCCGGTGCGGGTCAGCACCGCCACCCCGAACAGACCGATGGCCACGCCGACCGCCTTACTCAGGGTCAGGGCTTCGGCGAAGAACAGCATGCCGATCAGGACGCCCATCATAGGGGTGGTGGCATTGAAAATCGCCGAATAGCCGGCCGGCAGTACCAGCGCGGCCATGCAATACATGGCCGAGGGCAGGCCGGCGTTGATCACACCAAGCATCAGGCAGTGCTTGAGCTTGCCACTGAAGTCCCAGCGCACGCGCATCAGCAGGAGAATCACCAGCAGGCCGAGCATGCCCAGGCTGGCGCGGAAAAACGCGGTCGGCATGCTGCCCAGTACCGGCGCGATGATGCGCATGAAGAGAAAGCTGGCACCCCAGATGGCAGCAAGCAATAGCAGACGGATCAGGTCAGCAAGACGCACAACAGACTCCACGACAGCGAAACAGGCCGAGCAGTGTTGCCGGGAGCGTCTGCCAAGGCAATCCGAAATACGCCTTCAAAGTACTGAACTGGCAATATTTCCTTGTAGATAAGCGTCTATCCATGCATTGCCGGCTTTTACTTGGCGCGGCCACTGGATAAGCTCGGCGGATTATCCGCATTTCTTCTGTAGGGGTTCGTTTATGCCACAACAATGGCCGGCCAGCGCGATTGCCGCACTTATCCTCGAAGGCTTCGACGATTACCGCGAGCAGTTCCGGCAGATTACCAACGGGGCGCGGGTGCGTTTCGAACAGGCCCAGTGGCAGGAGATCCAGCAGGCATCTGCGGCCCGGATTGCCTTGTATGAAGAATATGTCACGGCGGTCAGCGAGCGCCTGCGCAAGGCCTATGAAGCGGACGTGCTGCTGGATGTGGAACAGTGGCCGCTGGTCAAGTCGGCCTATATCGCCCTGATCGACCTGCGCTACGACGATGAACTGGCGGAAACCTGGTTCAACTCGATCTTCTGCGGCCTGTTCAGC harbors:
- a CDS encoding DMT family transporter, with the protein product MRLADLIRLLLLAAIWGASFLFMRIIAPVLGSMPTAFFRASLGMLGLLVILLLMRVRWDFSGKLKHCLMLGVINAGLPSAMYCMAALVLPAGYSAIFNATTPMMGVLIGMLFFAEALTLSKAVGVAIGLFGVAVLTRTGPVEFDLNLLLGAAACLVATACYGVAGFLTRRWIGQQGGLDNRLTAFASLCGASLFLLPWFAGSLVMQAPASWGGLEVWLSLAGLGFICTAFAYVLYFRLLSDIGPIRASTTTFLIPPFGVLWGALLLDEPLSWAYLYGGVLIAIALWLVVRPTAGKPA
- a CDS encoding DUF1883 domain-containing protein translates to MKFIHQREHLNEDDIVVIECSQTCNIRLMSDANFRSFKNGGRHTYHGGAFDTFPAKITVPSSGFWNITIDTVTRRAISVTRKPTLKHSIKIIRKSTSRLS